From the genome of Macrobrachium nipponense isolate FS-2020 chromosome 29, ASM1510439v2, whole genome shotgun sequence, one region includes:
- the LOC135206088 gene encoding uncharacterized protein LOC135206088 isoform X3 — translation MADGESTIVGCVRALTSSTRLPAWQAQKKKKKSEIYRSPSRNKSACLTVPVTSKISLEFSRVHHTQVASTRDPPPPPIPMEQRSAQEMTTLQDVAYVVCYGHFPESGTRGLSNPTSRPTKDIQASSTGGAAESVGPPAKASPESPSSSPDSTFDEGHAPPDEANPFAEDEDNPFSDEGNTNPFDDEDKGRDEEETNPFAEDTNPFGEDDPYGGGDERPPPEDGDSKQNDATTITGDASSPTASPTTETSIPDAPPDQTDSAPSTPSATPQDLPNPLADPNSPLATAMKLSDKKRVSPSHAKEIIAEAFNVTKLDLNRLVEDTRNTKVSPTAELLLEEIRTEGLPVSPPSETYPILFLRARVGQEEKFTNFSSTSATNTIEQSLTLTIQNMYNDVLTMEVWSANVLPLEDPQTPPKLDLLGRIMTGSMRRKREDSRSAKMMKNAKPNIEEHQPDTEREISPDTPRQTPSPKPSQEDPTDKIIGVTSELQNGDAVDHESPHSQSLDNSDSISVSSEMSNDPIKTSTPRGRSSSLQHLEATNLGDSSPKKGFRSSFRKKAGHFLRSSHSNLRKSNQSLNTTDSASPDLSRKPSDAHSMQSECNEVSYQESKLDREHSKSSLSISSLTKRTFSMRLSSKKASGQMKRFASVRARKKDAPDGAVPYVSEPNTPNQHRHQLQNESPEQTDGVTSQPVEQSNLSQNHVVNSETMSPKPISKGLLTPRPMRPFRNLKALNINNDTKSELVPVSPTKKSPTEKKARVKMPNNPEEIQQYLTRIGKDHLQAERIAYANVPLKGTVRNWVKEGWIPMTIVLPNVTGLTTETGKKKKTKKQTTDETDATAKSEKEAKVLCKMHVKLALPVPMESELNSSAFESYNSTYTKLVNLKVRTMDDLTDYKGDVGVVGDILLDQLIFFSRVSVWHQELVSWLVLADKKPSDPTLLLPFLLAIKNGLQEGQYVTAQKLKMGESLSKWVRYIMPNEFETLHSSFPCNSHLLHLPRLEHFLRCFNTIEEDTDLKILFEREMNLINLPSLTEQLKGALMRHAEIWIEALNKEPLNQESNVNLEGVGTTADDAKWYDDLRRAAHLSKPIDDFLVICVYTYQPIFMTEMSVDYLYWVLPKFLTASLHLIMKTHNFPVSKIRSMPKGYIPLAAQAAWKICSNISGINKISIESKLPIHLIEQDFRTAYSNTVLQWLTLSVMLSLQEMENDFQQEEFVAIDPVKGYSHSAVSMVDILKAIMSRLQGLSWPGGIRPGVNTLTRIAKQIVMLVKFYTDKITSTYTTRDCNTGRIPTEACVVVRNVEHVCDEARQHLTTLASWAEEMQVQEELPPDEEAEGLELQLEGRNQKLQEQIDSAAQRILQKCLPDLEVILKQGVSANKPDYVIETMVSILQPIEDRLYFAESLLFELWNRIFKEAENFMLRLQQGQWRSDLRRLEKSLSTIYSFLTDTEKVGFQLPDEAVQEYEKLIDHLKMSGASSPALVAMYYNERYFEQCKEVDAKTTNVIITNVTFSKDGLKVYIAQAPGNARGGVLIKARVEPQEWFPNAMPQKTRLVKAEQAVFDETLNFYEVHHDGPHNETEENSEGGGVLILQVRTPKLFMGSVVHCEAIVPLATVPRVNDDTRHTVQHLRLPLTRPWSSKNYKALRTLKTRTQDACAGDFLKVWHARWEGADEASMNPESIKANPNFIRATGLRLSSRRRSSLRDASVK, via the exons atggctgatggtgaatctactatagttggctGTGTCAG GGCTTTGACATCATCCACACGACTTCCCGCCTGGCaagcacagaagaagaagaagaagagtgagatCTATCGCTCGCCCAGCAGAAATAAGTCAGCATGTTTGACGGTTCCTGTCACAAGCAAAATATCGCTTGAATTCAGCAGAGTTCACCATACCCAAGTCGCAAGCACAAGagatcctccccccccccccattcccatGGAGCAGAGAAGTGCACAG GAGATGACGACTCTGCAGGACGTGGCTTACGTCGTCTGCTACGGCCACTTCCCAGAGTCTGGAACCAGAGGACTAAGCAACCCAACTTCCAGACCGACCAAAGACATACAGGCATCATCAACTGGAGGAGCTGCGGAGTCTGTTGGTCCCCCTGCTAAGGCTTCGCCCGAGTCTCCAAGTTCCTCTCCTGATTCGACCTTCGACGAAGGGCACGCCCCTCCTGACGAAGCGAACCCCTTCGCCGAGGATGAGGATAACCCGTTTTCGGACGAAGGGAATACTAATCCCTTTGACGACGAAGACAAGGGCAGAGATGAAGAAGAGACCAACCCCTTCGCAGAGGATACGAACCCGTTCGGGGAAGACGATCCCTACGGAGGAGGAGACGAACGCCCCCCTCCGGAAGACGGAGATTCGAAGCAAAACGACGCAACAACAATTACGGGCGACGCCTCGTCGCCAACGGCGTCGCCAACGACCGAGACCTCGATACCTGACGCCCCACCCGACCAAACTGATTCTGCGCCCTCGACGCCAAGTGCAACCCCCCAGGACCTGCCGAATCCTCTGGCGGACCCGAACTCGCCCCTGGCGACGGCCATGAAGCTCAGCGACAAGAAGAGGGTGAGTCCCTCTCACGCCAAAGAGATCATCGCCGAAGCTTTCAACGTGACGAAGTTGGACCTCAACAGGCTTGTGGAAGATACGAGGAACACGAAG GTTTCCCCAACAGCCGAGTTACTCCTTGAGGAGATTCGAACAGAGGGCCTCCCCGTCTCACCCCCGTCAG AGACCTACCCAATCCTATTCCTGAGAGCTAGGGTGGGCCAGGAGGAGAAGTTTACGAACTTCAGCAGCACGTCTGCGACGAACACTATCGAACAATCCCTCACGCT gaCTATTCAGAATATGTACAACGACGTTCTGACAATGGAAGTATG GAGTGCCAACGTCCTGCCCTTAGAAGACCCCCAGACGCCTCCCAAATTAGACCTCCTGGGAAGAATTATGACAGGCAGCATGAGACGGAAGAGAGAAGATTCCAG GTCTGCCAAGATGATGAAGAATGCGAAACCCAACATTGAAGAGCATCAGCCCGACACAGAACGAGAGATCTCGCCTGACACCCCCCGTCAAACACCAAGTCCAAAACCTTCGCAGGAGGATCCCACCGATAAAATCATCGGTGTTACTTCTGAATTACAAAACGGAGACGCAGTCGACCACGAAAGTCCACACAGCCAGTCTCTTGACAACTCAGATTCGATTTCAGTCTCATCAGAGATGTCCAACGATCCTATTAAGACAAGTACCCCACGGGGTAGGTCTTCCAGCCTTCAACACTTGGAAGCCACAAACCTAGGAGACAGCTCTCCAAAGAAGGGCTTCAGGAGTAGTTTCAGAAAGAAAGCAGGCCACTTCCTTCGGTCGAGTCATTCAAACCTGAGGAAGAGTAATCAGAGCCTTAACACTACCGACTCTGCATCGCCTGATCTCTCAAGGAAGCCCTCAGATGCACATTCCATGCAGTCAGAGTGCAATGAAGTGTCTTATCAAGAGAGTAAATTAGACCGCGAGCACTCAAAAAGTTCACTCAGCATATCTTCGCTTACGAAGAGAACTTTCAGTATGAGATTATCTAGCAAGAAAGCATCAGGCCAAATGAAGAGGTTCGCGTCAGTCCGTGCCAGAAAGAAGGACGCCCCTGATGGAGCTGTCCCATATGTCAGTGAGCCCAACACGCCTAACCAACACCGTCATCAGCTACAAAATGAGAGTCCTGAACAAACAGATGGCGTGACTTCCCAGCCTGTGGAACAATCTAACCTATCTCAAAATCATGTAGTAAACTCAGAAACGATGAGTCCCAAGCCAATATCAAAGGGGCTGCTCACTCCCCGGCCTATGAGACCCTTCAGGAACCTTAAAGCTTTGAATATCAACAACGACACGAAAAGCGAGTTAGTCCCAGTAAGTCCCACAAAAAAATCCCCTACAGAAAAGAAGGCCAGGGTCAAGATGCCAAACAACCCAGAGGAAATTCAACAGTACCTTACACGCATTGGGAAGGATCATTTGCAAGCAGAACGCATAGCATATGCGAACGTTCCTCTAAAG GGTACTGTAAGAAACTGGGTTAAAGAAGGTTGGATTCCCATGACCATAGTTCTGCCAAATGTTACTGGGTTAACAACAGAAacaggcaagaagaagaagacaaagaaacaGACAACAGATGAGACTGATGCTACAGCAAAGAGTGAAAAAGAAGCTAAGGTTTTGTGCAAGATGCACGTCAAACTGGCCCTCCCAGTGCCAATGGAGTCAGAACTCAACTCTTCAGCTTTCGAGAGTTACAACTCCACCTACACTAAACTGGTCAACCTCAAAGTTCGAACTATG GATGACTTGACAGACTACAAAGGAGATGTTGGTGTGGTTGGGGACATCCTCCTGGACCAACTAATCTTCTTCTCGCGCGTCAGTGTTTGGCACCAGGAACTGGTCTCTTGGTTGGTGTTGGCAGACAAGAAGCCTTCAGATCCAActcttcttcttccattcctCTTAGCGATTAAAAACGGCCTTCAAGAAGGTCAATATGTCACTGCGCAG AAGCTCAAGATGGGAGAATCTCTGTCGAAGTGGGTGAGGTACATAATGCCTAACGAGTTCGAAACGTTGCATTCATCCTTTCCTTGCAATTCACATCTTCTACACCTGCCAAGGCTTGAGCATTTCCTAAG ATGTTTCAACACCATAGAAGAAGACACCGATCTCAAGATCCTTTTCGAGAGGGAAATGAACCTGATCAATCTGCCCTCACTCACAGAACAACTTAAAGGAGCGTTGATGAGACACGCTGAAATATG GATTGAAGCGCTGAATAAGGAACCGCTCAACCAGGAGTCAAATGTTAATCTCGAGGGCGTCGGGACAACTGCCGACGATGCCAAGTGGTACGATGACCTCCGGAGGGCTGCACACCTGTCGAAGCCCATAGATGATTTCTTGGTCATCTGCGTCTACACCTATCAGCCTATATTTATGAC GGAAATGTCCGTCGACTACCTATACTGGGTCCTGCCAAAATTCCTAACAGCCTCACTGCACCTCATCATGAAGACGCACAACTTTCCAGTCAGCAAAATTAGGAGTATGCCTAAGGGCTACATTCCATTAGCCGCCCAGGCAGCCTGGAAGATTTGCAGCAACATCAGTGGAATCAATAA AATCAGCATAGAGAGCAAACTCCCCATCCACCTGATTGAACAAGACTTCCGGACGGCCTACTCCAACACAGTCCTCCAGTGGCTGACCCTCAGCGTCATGCTGTCACTGCAGGAGATGGAGAATGACTTCCAACAGGAGGAGTTCGTCGCCATCGACCCCGTCAAGGGCTACAGCCACTCCGCTGTCAGTATGGTGGATATACTAAAAGCT ATCATGTCTCGTCTGCAAGGACTCAGCTGGCCTGGGGGCATAAGACCCGGAGTCAACACACTGACAAGAATAGCAAAGCAAATAGTAATGCTTGTAAAATTTTATACAGACAAGATTACGTCGACTTACACCACAAGAGATTGTAACACTGGAAGGATTCCTACAGAA GCATGCGTAGTTGTCCGGAACGTGGAGCACGTCTGCGACGAGGCCAGGCAACACCTGACTACTCTGGCCTCCTGGGCAGAAGAAATGCAGGTACAGGAGGAACTTCCTCCTGACGAAGAGGCTGAAGGGTTGGAGCTCCAACTCGAAGGTCGAAATCAAAAGCTTCAAGAGCAGATTGATTCTGCAGCACAGAGGATACTGCAGAAG TGCCTACCAGACCTAGAAGTGATCCTGAAACAGGGTGTGAGTGCTAATAAACCGGATTATGTCATAGAGACTATGGTATCCATATTGCAACCCATCGAAGACCGGCTATATTTTGCGGAATCACTCCTGTTCGAGTTGTGGAACCGAATATTCAAGGAAGCTGAGAACTTCATGCTGAGACTGCAACAG GGTCAGTGGAGAAGCGATCTAAGAAGACTCGAGAAGTCCCTCAGTACCATCTACAGCTTCCTTACTGACACAGAGAAAGTGGGATTCCAGTTACCCGATGAGGCTGTGcaag AATATGAGAAGCTTATTGACCACCTTAAAATGTCTGGCGCATCGTCTCCGGCATTAGTAGCCATGTACTACAATGAGCGGTATTTTGAGCAGTGcaaggaagtggatgccaaaacCACCAACGTTATCATCACTAAT GTAACATTCAGCAAAGATGGCTTGAAGGTCTACATCGCTCAAGCCCCCGGCAATGCCCGAGGAGGGGTCCTGATTAAGGCTCGAGTCGAGCCTCAGGAGTGGTTCCCCAATGCCATGCCCCAGAAGACCAGGCTCGTCAAGGCTGAGCAGGCGGTTTTCGACGAGACTCTCAACTT CTACGAGGTCCACCATGATGGCCCCCACAACGAGACTGAGGAGAACAGCGAGGGAGGCGGAGTCCTGATCCTTCAGGTGAGAACGCCCAAACTCTTCATGGGAAGCGTCGTCCACTGCGAAGCCATCGTCCCCCTGGCGACCGTCCCCAGAGTTAATGACGACACCCGCCACACAGTCCAGCATCTGAGGCTGCCTCTGACCAGGCCCTGGAGTTCCAAGA ATTACAAAGCCCTCAGGACGCTGAAGACCCGAACTCAGGACGCATGCGCGGGAGACTTCCTGAAGGTGTGGCACGCGCGCTGGGAAGGAGCCGACGAAGCCTCCATGAACCCGGAATCGATAAAGGCGAACCCGAACTTCATCAGGGCCACGGGTCTGAGGCTCAGCTCGAGGAGGAGGTCTTCCCTTCGAGACGCGTCAGTTAAATAA
- the LOC135206088 gene encoding uncharacterized protein LOC135206088 isoform X4, producing the protein MITRAGIIRVTPSICPKLLSSLIPPAKEMTTLQDVAYVVCYGHFPESGTRGLSNPTSRPTKDIQASSTGGAAESVGPPAKASPESPSSSPDSTFDEGHAPPDEANPFAEDEDNPFSDEGNTNPFDDEDKGRDEEETNPFAEDTNPFGEDDPYGGGDERPPPEDGDSKQNDATTITGDASSPTASPTTETSIPDAPPDQTDSAPSTPSATPQDLPNPLADPNSPLATAMKLSDKKRVSPSHAKEIIAEAFNVTKLDLNRLVEDTRNTKVSPTAELLLEEIRTEGLPVSPPSETYPILFLRARVGQEEKFTNFSSTSATNTIEQSLTLTIQNMYNDVLTMEVWSANVLPLEDPQTPPKLDLLGRIMTGSMRRKREDSRSAKMMKNAKPNIEEHQPDTEREISPDTPRQTPSPKPSQEDPTDKIIGVTSELQNGDAVDHESPHSQSLDNSDSISVSSEMSNDPIKTSTPRGRSSSLQHLEATNLGDSSPKKGFRSSFRKKAGHFLRSSHSNLRKSNQSLNTTDSASPDLSRKPSDAHSMQSECNEVSYQESKLDREHSKSSLSISSLTKRTFSMRLSSKKASGQMKRFASVRARKKDAPDGAVPYVSEPNTPNQHRHQLQNESPEQTDGVTSQPVEQSNLSQNHVVNSETMSPKPISKGLLTPRPMRPFRNLKALNINNDTKSELVPVSPTKKSPTEKKARVKMPNNPEEIQQYLTRIGKDHLQAERIAYANVPLKGTVRNWVKEGWIPMTIVLPNVTGLTTETGKKKKTKKQTTDETDATAKSEKEAKVLCKMHVKLALPVPMESELNSSAFESYNSTYTKLVNLKVRTMDDLTDYKGDVGVVGDILLDQLIFFSRVSVWHQELVSWLVLADKKPSDPTLLLPFLLAIKNGLQEGQYVTAQKLKMGESLSKWVRYIMPNEFETLHSSFPCNSHLLHLPRLEHFLRCFNTIEEDTDLKILFEREMNLINLPSLTEQLKGALMRHAEIWIEALNKEPLNQESNVNLEGVGTTADDAKWYDDLRRAAHLSKPIDDFLVICVYTYQPIFMTEMSVDYLYWVLPKFLTASLHLIMKTHNFPVSKIRSMPKGYIPLAAQAAWKICSNISGINKISIESKLPIHLIEQDFRTAYSNTVLQWLTLSVMLSLQEMENDFQQEEFVAIDPVKGYSHSAVSMVDILKAIMSRLQGLSWPGGIRPGVNTLTRIAKQIVMLVKFYTDKITSTYTTRDCNTGRIPTEACVVVRNVEHVCDEARQHLTTLASWAEEMQVQEELPPDEEAEGLELQLEGRNQKLQEQIDSAAQRILQKCLPDLEVILKQGVSANKPDYVIETMVSILQPIEDRLYFAESLLFELWNRIFKEAENFMLRLQQNTFPLQGQWRSDLRRLEKSLSTIYSFLTDTEKVGFQLPDEAVQEYEKLIDHLKMSGASSPALVAMYYNERYFEQCKEVDAKTTNVIITNVTFSKDGLKVYIAQAPGNARGGVLIKARVEPQEWFPNAMPQKTRLVKAEQAVFDETLNFYEVHHDGPHNETEENSEGGGVLILQVRTPKLFMGSVVHCEAIVPLATVPRVNDDTRHTVQHLRLPLTRPWSSKNYKALRTLKTRTQDACAGDFLKVWHARWEGADEASMNPESIKANPNFIRATGLRLSSRRRSSLRDASVK; encoded by the exons ATGATTACTAGAGCGGGCATCATCAGGGTCACTCCCTCTATATGCCCGAAACTGCTCAGCTCTCTCATTCCTCCTGCTAAG GAGATGACGACTCTGCAGGACGTGGCTTACGTCGTCTGCTACGGCCACTTCCCAGAGTCTGGAACCAGAGGACTAAGCAACCCAACTTCCAGACCGACCAAAGACATACAGGCATCATCAACTGGAGGAGCTGCGGAGTCTGTTGGTCCCCCTGCTAAGGCTTCGCCCGAGTCTCCAAGTTCCTCTCCTGATTCGACCTTCGACGAAGGGCACGCCCCTCCTGACGAAGCGAACCCCTTCGCCGAGGATGAGGATAACCCGTTTTCGGACGAAGGGAATACTAATCCCTTTGACGACGAAGACAAGGGCAGAGATGAAGAAGAGACCAACCCCTTCGCAGAGGATACGAACCCGTTCGGGGAAGACGATCCCTACGGAGGAGGAGACGAACGCCCCCCTCCGGAAGACGGAGATTCGAAGCAAAACGACGCAACAACAATTACGGGCGACGCCTCGTCGCCAACGGCGTCGCCAACGACCGAGACCTCGATACCTGACGCCCCACCCGACCAAACTGATTCTGCGCCCTCGACGCCAAGTGCAACCCCCCAGGACCTGCCGAATCCTCTGGCGGACCCGAACTCGCCCCTGGCGACGGCCATGAAGCTCAGCGACAAGAAGAGGGTGAGTCCCTCTCACGCCAAAGAGATCATCGCCGAAGCTTTCAACGTGACGAAGTTGGACCTCAACAGGCTTGTGGAAGATACGAGGAACACGAAG GTTTCCCCAACAGCCGAGTTACTCCTTGAGGAGATTCGAACAGAGGGCCTCCCCGTCTCACCCCCGTCAG AGACCTACCCAATCCTATTCCTGAGAGCTAGGGTGGGCCAGGAGGAGAAGTTTACGAACTTCAGCAGCACGTCTGCGACGAACACTATCGAACAATCCCTCACGCT gaCTATTCAGAATATGTACAACGACGTTCTGACAATGGAAGTATG GAGTGCCAACGTCCTGCCCTTAGAAGACCCCCAGACGCCTCCCAAATTAGACCTCCTGGGAAGAATTATGACAGGCAGCATGAGACGGAAGAGAGAAGATTCCAG GTCTGCCAAGATGATGAAGAATGCGAAACCCAACATTGAAGAGCATCAGCCCGACACAGAACGAGAGATCTCGCCTGACACCCCCCGTCAAACACCAAGTCCAAAACCTTCGCAGGAGGATCCCACCGATAAAATCATCGGTGTTACTTCTGAATTACAAAACGGAGACGCAGTCGACCACGAAAGTCCACACAGCCAGTCTCTTGACAACTCAGATTCGATTTCAGTCTCATCAGAGATGTCCAACGATCCTATTAAGACAAGTACCCCACGGGGTAGGTCTTCCAGCCTTCAACACTTGGAAGCCACAAACCTAGGAGACAGCTCTCCAAAGAAGGGCTTCAGGAGTAGTTTCAGAAAGAAAGCAGGCCACTTCCTTCGGTCGAGTCATTCAAACCTGAGGAAGAGTAATCAGAGCCTTAACACTACCGACTCTGCATCGCCTGATCTCTCAAGGAAGCCCTCAGATGCACATTCCATGCAGTCAGAGTGCAATGAAGTGTCTTATCAAGAGAGTAAATTAGACCGCGAGCACTCAAAAAGTTCACTCAGCATATCTTCGCTTACGAAGAGAACTTTCAGTATGAGATTATCTAGCAAGAAAGCATCAGGCCAAATGAAGAGGTTCGCGTCAGTCCGTGCCAGAAAGAAGGACGCCCCTGATGGAGCTGTCCCATATGTCAGTGAGCCCAACACGCCTAACCAACACCGTCATCAGCTACAAAATGAGAGTCCTGAACAAACAGATGGCGTGACTTCCCAGCCTGTGGAACAATCTAACCTATCTCAAAATCATGTAGTAAACTCAGAAACGATGAGTCCCAAGCCAATATCAAAGGGGCTGCTCACTCCCCGGCCTATGAGACCCTTCAGGAACCTTAAAGCTTTGAATATCAACAACGACACGAAAAGCGAGTTAGTCCCAGTAAGTCCCACAAAAAAATCCCCTACAGAAAAGAAGGCCAGGGTCAAGATGCCAAACAACCCAGAGGAAATTCAACAGTACCTTACACGCATTGGGAAGGATCATTTGCAAGCAGAACGCATAGCATATGCGAACGTTCCTCTAAAG GGTACTGTAAGAAACTGGGTTAAAGAAGGTTGGATTCCCATGACCATAGTTCTGCCAAATGTTACTGGGTTAACAACAGAAacaggcaagaagaagaagacaaagaaacaGACAACAGATGAGACTGATGCTACAGCAAAGAGTGAAAAAGAAGCTAAGGTTTTGTGCAAGATGCACGTCAAACTGGCCCTCCCAGTGCCAATGGAGTCAGAACTCAACTCTTCAGCTTTCGAGAGTTACAACTCCACCTACACTAAACTGGTCAACCTCAAAGTTCGAACTATG GATGACTTGACAGACTACAAAGGAGATGTTGGTGTGGTTGGGGACATCCTCCTGGACCAACTAATCTTCTTCTCGCGCGTCAGTGTTTGGCACCAGGAACTGGTCTCTTGGTTGGTGTTGGCAGACAAGAAGCCTTCAGATCCAActcttcttcttccattcctCTTAGCGATTAAAAACGGCCTTCAAGAAGGTCAATATGTCACTGCGCAG AAGCTCAAGATGGGAGAATCTCTGTCGAAGTGGGTGAGGTACATAATGCCTAACGAGTTCGAAACGTTGCATTCATCCTTTCCTTGCAATTCACATCTTCTACACCTGCCAAGGCTTGAGCATTTCCTAAG ATGTTTCAACACCATAGAAGAAGACACCGATCTCAAGATCCTTTTCGAGAGGGAAATGAACCTGATCAATCTGCCCTCACTCACAGAACAACTTAAAGGAGCGTTGATGAGACACGCTGAAATATG GATTGAAGCGCTGAATAAGGAACCGCTCAACCAGGAGTCAAATGTTAATCTCGAGGGCGTCGGGACAACTGCCGACGATGCCAAGTGGTACGATGACCTCCGGAGGGCTGCACACCTGTCGAAGCCCATAGATGATTTCTTGGTCATCTGCGTCTACACCTATCAGCCTATATTTATGAC GGAAATGTCCGTCGACTACCTATACTGGGTCCTGCCAAAATTCCTAACAGCCTCACTGCACCTCATCATGAAGACGCACAACTTTCCAGTCAGCAAAATTAGGAGTATGCCTAAGGGCTACATTCCATTAGCCGCCCAGGCAGCCTGGAAGATTTGCAGCAACATCAGTGGAATCAATAA AATCAGCATAGAGAGCAAACTCCCCATCCACCTGATTGAACAAGACTTCCGGACGGCCTACTCCAACACAGTCCTCCAGTGGCTGACCCTCAGCGTCATGCTGTCACTGCAGGAGATGGAGAATGACTTCCAACAGGAGGAGTTCGTCGCCATCGACCCCGTCAAGGGCTACAGCCACTCCGCTGTCAGTATGGTGGATATACTAAAAGCT ATCATGTCTCGTCTGCAAGGACTCAGCTGGCCTGGGGGCATAAGACCCGGAGTCAACACACTGACAAGAATAGCAAAGCAAATAGTAATGCTTGTAAAATTTTATACAGACAAGATTACGTCGACTTACACCACAAGAGATTGTAACACTGGAAGGATTCCTACAGAA GCATGCGTAGTTGTCCGGAACGTGGAGCACGTCTGCGACGAGGCCAGGCAACACCTGACTACTCTGGCCTCCTGGGCAGAAGAAATGCAGGTACAGGAGGAACTTCCTCCTGACGAAGAGGCTGAAGGGTTGGAGCTCCAACTCGAAGGTCGAAATCAAAAGCTTCAAGAGCAGATTGATTCTGCAGCACAGAGGATACTGCAGAAG TGCCTACCAGACCTAGAAGTGATCCTGAAACAGGGTGTGAGTGCTAATAAACCGGATTATGTCATAGAGACTATGGTATCCATATTGCAACCCATCGAAGACCGGCTATATTTTGCGGAATCACTCCTGTTCGAGTTGTGGAACCGAATATTCAAGGAAGCTGAGAACTTCATGCTGAGACTGCAACAG AACACCTTTCCTCTTCAGGGTCAGTGGAGAAGCGATCTAAGAAGACTCGAGAAGTCCCTCAGTACCATCTACAGCTTCCTTACTGACACAGAGAAAGTGGGATTCCAGTTACCCGATGAGGCTGTGcaag AATATGAGAAGCTTATTGACCACCTTAAAATGTCTGGCGCATCGTCTCCGGCATTAGTAGCCATGTACTACAATGAGCGGTATTTTGAGCAGTGcaaggaagtggatgccaaaacCACCAACGTTATCATCACTAAT GTAACATTCAGCAAAGATGGCTTGAAGGTCTACATCGCTCAAGCCCCCGGCAATGCCCGAGGAGGGGTCCTGATTAAGGCTCGAGTCGAGCCTCAGGAGTGGTTCCCCAATGCCATGCCCCAGAAGACCAGGCTCGTCAAGGCTGAGCAGGCGGTTTTCGACGAGACTCTCAACTT CTACGAGGTCCACCATGATGGCCCCCACAACGAGACTGAGGAGAACAGCGAGGGAGGCGGAGTCCTGATCCTTCAGGTGAGAACGCCCAAACTCTTCATGGGAAGCGTCGTCCACTGCGAAGCCATCGTCCCCCTGGCGACCGTCCCCAGAGTTAATGACGACACCCGCCACACAGTCCAGCATCTGAGGCTGCCTCTGACCAGGCCCTGGAGTTCCAAGA ATTACAAAGCCCTCAGGACGCTGAAGACCCGAACTCAGGACGCATGCGCGGGAGACTTCCTGAAGGTGTGGCACGCGCGCTGGGAAGGAGCCGACGAAGCCTCCATGAACCCGGAATCGATAAAGGCGAACCCGAACTTCATCAGGGCCACGGGTCTGAGGCTCAGCTCGAGGAGGAGGTCTTCCCTTCGAGACGCGTCAGTTAAATAA